A single region of the Salvia miltiorrhiza cultivar Shanhuang (shh) chromosome 8, IMPLAD_Smil_shh, whole genome shotgun sequence genome encodes:
- the LOC130997961 gene encoding uncharacterized protein LOC130997961, translating into MAETSAVAEQKRMKVLVPVDESEGSLYALRWAVDHLFDNYPAGLEPPEQEQAAVTLVNVQPIFQPFIYPAGPVVYATPAVIDSVKKAQEQNAATIIARALRICTEKKIKAETLILQGDAKDKICEAAEELHVDLVVIGSRGLGTIKRALLGSVSNYCVHHVHCPVLVVKPPTKLPHD; encoded by the exons ATGGCGGAGACGAGTGCGGTGGCGGAGCAGAAGAGGATGAAGGTGTTGGTGCCGGTGGATGAGAGTGAGGGGAGTTTGTATGCGCTGAGGTGGGCGGTCGACCACCTCTTTGATAACTACCCGGCGGGTTTGGAACCGCCGGAGCAGGAGCAAGCCGCCGTGACGTTAGTCAACGTGCAGCCGATTTTCCAGCCCTTCATCTATCCAGCTGGCCCTG TTGTGTACGCAACTCCAGCAGTGATTGATTCTGTGAAGAAAGCGCAAGAGCAAAATGCTGCCACTATAATCGCTCGAGCCTTGCGCATCTGCACAGAGAAGaag ATAAAGGCTGAGACTTTGATTCTTCAAGGAGACGCCAAGGATAAAATATGTGAAGCAGCAGAGGAACTGCATGTTGATCTGGTAGTCATCGGTAGTCGTGGGCTTGGCACCATTAAAAG GGCATTGCTGGGAAGCGTTAGCAACTACTGCGTCCACCACGTCCACTGCCCGGTCCTCGTTGTCAAGCCTCCTACCAAACTACCCCATGACTGA
- the LOC130997962 gene encoding LOW QUALITY PROTEIN: universal stress protein A-like protein (The sequence of the model RefSeq protein was modified relative to this genomic sequence to represent the inferred CDS: deleted 1 base in 1 codon) yields MEEVTTTGGATTAAATNVLVAIDDSEESFHALRWAIEKILKRKSATVVTIAHVVEPLPRYAFPGGLAVVESASKAQEQNGARILSRAYEMCRESSLKAKTIILEGDPKDRICRAVEEMNINLLVVGSRGLGQIKRAFLGSVSDTVLNTRNVLFS; encoded by the exons ATGGAGGAGGTTACAACAACAGGCGGAGCAACCACGGCCGCGGCGACGAATGTTTTGGTGGCGATCGACGACAGCGAGGAGAGCTTCCACGCGCTCCGGTGGGCGATTGAGAAAATCCTGAAGCGGAAATCGGCGACGGTGGTGACGATTGCACATGTGGTGGAGCCGCTGCCCCGCTACGCCTTCCCCGGTGGTCTTG CAGTGGTAGAATCTGCAAGCAAAGCACAAGAGCAGAATGGTGCAAGAATTTTGTCACGTGCATACGAGATGTGCAGAGAAAGTTCG TTGAAAGCTAAAACTATAATTCTGGAGGGGGATCCAAAAGACAGAATATGCCGGGCAGTCGAAGAGATGAACATAAATCTTCTTGTTGTTGGCAGCCGTGGACTAGGCCAAATCAAGAG GGCTTTTCTGGGAAGTGTGAGCGAT ACTGTGCTCAACACGCGAAATGTCCTGTTCTCGTAG